Proteins from one Mycobacterium sp. EPa45 genomic window:
- a CDS encoding MBL fold metallo-hydrolase encodes MLLTGFPAGMLACNCYVLAPRAGADAIVVDPGQRAFATLRRILDENRLTPAAVLLTHGHIDHIWSAQKVGDTFGCPVFIHPEDRFMLSDPIRGFGPRLGQIALGALFREPKQVVELDRDGDKIELGGITVTVDHTPGHTKGSVVFRVDRAGSQDPMAFTGDTLFKQTVGRTDLAGGSGRDLLSSIVEKLLVLDDDTLVLPGHGESTTIGLERRTNPFLEGLT; translated from the coding sequence GTGTTGCTCACCGGGTTTCCGGCCGGCATGTTGGCATGCAATTGCTACGTGCTGGCCCCACGGGCCGGAGCCGACGCCATCGTCGTCGACCCTGGCCAGCGTGCTTTTGCCACGCTGCGCCGCATCCTCGACGAGAATCGGCTGACCCCGGCCGCCGTCCTGCTCACTCACGGCCACATCGACCACATCTGGTCGGCGCAGAAGGTGGGCGACACCTTCGGCTGCCCGGTGTTCATCCACCCCGAGGACCGCTTCATGCTCTCCGACCCGATCCGCGGGTTCGGCCCCCGGCTCGGGCAGATCGCGCTGGGCGCGCTTTTCCGGGAGCCGAAACAAGTGGTGGAACTCGATCGCGACGGGGACAAGATCGAGCTCGGAGGCATCACCGTGACCGTCGACCACACGCCCGGTCACACGAAGGGATCGGTGGTGTTCCGGGTGGATCGGGCGGGGTCGCAAGACCCGATGGCGTTCACCGGTGACACGTTGTTCAAGCAGACGGTCGGCCGCACCGACCTTGCGGGCGGCAGCGGCCGGGACCTCCTCAGTTCAATCGTCGAAAAATTGCTGGTGCTCGACGACGACACCCTGGTATTACCGGGGCACGGTGAATCCACCACCATCGGTCTCGAACGCCGTACCAATCCATTCCTCGAAGGTCTGACGTGA
- the hisS gene encoding histidine--tRNA ligase: MSEFQAPKGVPDYLPPESAEFVAVRDGLLRTARLAGYGDVELPIFEDTALFARGVGESTDVVSKEMYTFADRGERSVTLRPEGTAGVMRAVIEHGLDRGALPVKLCYAGPFFRYERPQAGRYRQLQQVGVEAIGVDDPALDAEVIAVADAGFRSLGLNGFRLEITSLGDDTCRPQYRELLQEFLFKLDLDEDTRRRAEINPLRVLDDKRPAMREATADAPVMLDHLSDAAKQHFDTVLAHLDALAVPYVINPRMVRGLDYYTKTTFEFVHDGLGAQSGIGGGGRYDGLMRQLGGQDLSGIGFGLGVDRTVLALRAEGKTVGNPSRCDVFGVPLGEQGKLVVATLAARLRAEGVRVDLAYGDRGLKGAMRAADRSGARIALVAGDRDIEAGTVGVKDLADGTQVDIPVDSVVAEVITRLA; encoded by the coding sequence GTGAGCGAATTCCAGGCACCCAAGGGTGTCCCCGACTACCTGCCGCCCGAGTCGGCCGAGTTCGTCGCGGTCCGCGACGGACTGCTGCGGACGGCCCGGCTGGCCGGCTACGGCGACGTCGAGCTGCCGATCTTCGAGGACACTGCGCTGTTCGCGCGCGGGGTCGGCGAGTCCACCGACGTGGTGTCCAAGGAGATGTACACATTCGCCGACCGCGGTGAGCGGTCGGTGACGCTGCGCCCCGAGGGCACCGCGGGAGTGATGCGCGCAGTCATCGAACACGGTCTGGACCGCGGCGCCCTTCCGGTCAAGCTCTGCTATGCGGGCCCGTTCTTCCGCTACGAGCGCCCGCAGGCCGGCCGCTACCGGCAGCTGCAGCAGGTCGGGGTCGAGGCCATCGGCGTCGACGACCCGGCGCTGGATGCCGAGGTGATCGCCGTCGCCGACGCCGGCTTCCGCTCACTCGGGCTCAACGGCTTCCGCCTCGAGATCACCTCACTGGGTGACGACACCTGCCGGCCGCAGTACCGGGAGCTGTTGCAGGAGTTCCTGTTCAAGCTTGACCTGGATGAGGACACTCGGCGGCGGGCCGAGATCAACCCACTGCGCGTGCTCGACGACAAGCGCCCGGCGATGCGCGAGGCGACCGCCGATGCGCCGGTGATGCTCGACCATTTGTCCGATGCGGCCAAGCAGCACTTCGACACCGTTCTGGCGCACCTCGATGCGCTCGCGGTTCCGTACGTGATCAACCCGCGGATGGTGCGGGGCCTCGATTACTACACCAAGACCACGTTCGAATTCGTGCACGACGGACTCGGCGCGCAGTCCGGGATCGGTGGCGGCGGCCGCTATGACGGGTTGATGCGGCAGCTCGGCGGCCAGGACCTGTCCGGTATCGGCTTCGGGCTCGGAGTCGACCGCACCGTGTTGGCTCTGCGCGCCGAAGGCAAGACTGTCGGAAACCCAAGCCGCTGCGATGTTTTCGGCGTACCGCTGGGTGAACAGGGCAAGCTGGTGGTGGCGACGCTGGCGGCGCGCCTGCGTGCCGAGGGGGTGCGAGTGGATCTGGCTTACGGCGACCGCGGACTCAAAGGGGCGATGCGCGCGGCCGATCGCTCGGGCGCACGCATCGCTCTGGTAGCAGGCGACCGGGATATCGAGGCCGGCACCGTGGGCGTCAAAGATCTCGCCGACGGCACGCAGGTCGATATCCCGGTCGACTCGGTTGTCGCCGAAGTGATTACGCGGCTGGCGTAG
- a CDS encoding DUF732 domain-containing protein, translating to MIKGLLTAAAAAGAVALIAAPAAGAITNAEADYIKDLTSAGIAGDQAALIADGHTICKALAGGADPNELSQTYFKNSGSISHAQADAAINFAKTDLCPAG from the coding sequence ATGATCAAAGGTTTGTTGACGGCGGCTGCTGCCGCCGGGGCCGTCGCGCTCATCGCCGCGCCCGCCGCGGGGGCGATCACGAACGCCGAAGCCGACTACATCAAGGACCTCACCAGCGCAGGCATCGCAGGCGACCAGGCGGCGCTGATCGCCGACGGCCACACGATCTGCAAGGCACTGGCCGGCGGCGCAGATCCGAATGAGCTGTCGCAGACCTACTTCAAGAACTCCGGTTCGATCAGCCACGCTCAGGCGGATGCTGCGATCAACTTCGCCAAGACCGATCTGTGCCCCGCGGGCTGA
- a CDS encoding YbjN domain-containing protein, whose protein sequence is MNTANGAVGADLIEGYLKSRQMRYFCGHHDNEFFFLVNAYHGRLHVHLQPCGSAVQITITAECYYPADHRSGVAALVQQWNDADSHAAATVFSSSDPRLVGVVAERRYRAGDGEFGPFVDQTVQSAIDLFGRLRATVASSDGTHLLDAG, encoded by the coding sequence ATGAACACCGCAAACGGTGCAGTCGGCGCCGACCTCATCGAGGGCTACCTGAAAAGCCGGCAAATGCGGTATTTCTGCGGTCACCACGACAACGAGTTCTTTTTCCTCGTCAACGCGTACCACGGTCGCTTGCATGTGCACTTGCAGCCGTGCGGTTCGGCTGTTCAGATCACGATCACCGCCGAGTGTTATTACCCGGCCGATCACCGGTCGGGGGTCGCAGCGCTCGTGCAGCAGTGGAACGACGCCGATTCCCATGCCGCCGCGACGGTGTTCTCATCGTCTGATCCGCGGTTGGTCGGGGTGGTCGCCGAGCGACGCTATCGCGCCGGGGACGGCGAGTTCGGCCCCTTCGTCGATCAAACGGTTCAGTCCGCGATCGACCTGTTCGGCCGGCTGCGCGCCACGGTGGCGTCGTCCGACGGCACCCACCTACTCGACGCGGGTTGA
- a CDS encoding DUF2330 domain-containing protein: MMRPVRIIGAAVLAAGVLLVGPGTTAGACACGGIVSPDLEARVTGEQSLVAIDGNAETIVMRLDLHSVADNAALIVPTPTPARASQAEPGLFRELERLTAPRIERGGTARSGLDETGAAPGGGPTVLAQVQLGPLEATTLTGGDLTGVRRWLDANGYVMRQEVTAALDPYLKQGWSFVAMRLSGDTPLRGQLDPVRLDFTSDRLVYPMRMSAAAKDTQKVTIYTLAQHRMQRADADASRQDVTVDYAGSIQGRTTDRALTELSVNNPYLTKITTNAEPSSITTDFIFAPAPSDDPYQRVIGHDDGGAEVGAFLVASSASVIVVVLATAVGLIWFVRYRRSTRVE, from the coding sequence ATGATGCGCCCGGTACGGATCATCGGTGCGGCCGTCCTGGCCGCCGGGGTACTGCTCGTCGGCCCCGGCACGACCGCGGGTGCCTGCGCCTGCGGCGGGATCGTCAGCCCCGACCTCGAGGCGCGGGTAACCGGTGAACAGAGCCTGGTCGCCATCGACGGCAACGCCGAAACCATCGTCATGCGCCTGGATCTGCATTCTGTGGCCGACAACGCTGCGCTGATCGTGCCGACTCCCACCCCCGCCAGAGCCAGCCAGGCCGAACCCGGATTGTTCCGAGAACTCGAGCGGCTCACCGCACCCCGGATCGAGCGCGGCGGCACCGCGCGAAGTGGTCTCGACGAGACCGGCGCAGCGCCCGGCGGTGGTCCGACCGTCCTCGCGCAGGTGCAACTCGGACCGCTGGAGGCGACCACGCTGACCGGCGGTGACCTCACCGGCGTGCGACGGTGGCTGGACGCGAATGGGTATGTGATGCGCCAGGAGGTCACCGCGGCGCTCGACCCGTACCTCAAGCAGGGCTGGTCGTTCGTGGCGATGCGCCTCAGCGGTGACACACCGCTGCGCGGTCAGCTCGACCCGGTTCGCCTGGACTTCACGTCCGACCGGCTGGTGTATCCGATGCGAATGTCGGCCGCCGCCAAAGACACTCAGAAAGTGACGATCTACACGCTGGCGCAGCACAGGATGCAACGCGCCGACGCCGACGCTTCCCGGCAGGACGTCACCGTCGACTACGCCGGGTCGATCCAGGGCCGCACCACTGATCGGGCACTGACCGAGCTCAGCGTCAACAACCCCTACCTCACCAAGATCACGACGAACGCCGAACCATCCTCGATCACAACCGATTTCATCTTCGCTCCGGCGCCCAGCGACGATCCGTATCAGCGGGTCATCGGCCACGACGACGGCGGGGCCGAGGTCGGCGCATTCCTGGTGGCGTCGAGCGCATCCGTGATCGTGGTGGTGCTGGCGACGGCGGTGGGGTTGATCTGGTTCGTCCGGTACCGGCGCTCAACCCGCGTCGAGTAG
- a CDS encoding cytochrome b, translating into MTPVERYPARSRILHWLTALAVFGALFIGFVMVNSLGSYGALVGVHMTLGVAILVIVVIRAANRFTHRAPRLPATVGSVEHLLVVGSEIGLYALLVAQPLVGWAMVSAGGRPVVLFGSVPLPRIAPFDADLFFVLRQTHSVLAYLLVAAIAAHVSAVLLHTVTLRDRMLSRMTFGWGDKGEP; encoded by the coding sequence ATGACACCGGTCGAGCGCTACCCCGCCCGCAGCCGAATCCTGCACTGGCTGACCGCCCTCGCAGTGTTCGGCGCGCTGTTCATCGGGTTCGTGATGGTCAACTCGCTGGGCAGTTACGGCGCACTGGTCGGCGTGCACATGACGCTCGGAGTGGCGATCCTGGTCATCGTGGTCATCCGTGCGGCCAACCGTTTCACCCACCGCGCACCGCGGCTGCCCGCCACGGTGGGATCCGTCGAGCACCTGCTGGTGGTCGGCTCCGAGATCGGGCTGTACGCGCTGCTGGTGGCCCAGCCACTGGTCGGGTGGGCCATGGTGTCCGCCGGCGGCCGACCCGTCGTGCTGTTCGGTTCGGTGCCACTGCCTCGGATCGCGCCGTTCGACGCCGACCTGTTCTTTGTGCTGCGGCAGACGCATTCGGTGCTCGCCTACCTGCTGGTGGCGGCGATCGCCGCGCACGTCTCGGCAGTGTTGCTGCACACCGTGACGCTGCGCGACCGGATGCTGAGCAGGATGACCTTCGGGTGGGGTGACAAGGGGGAACCATGA
- a CDS encoding catalase family peroxidase → MTNRPRWGVNTAVNRRSVLVGLGAVGAFLAVDLGAVAYANKWVGSGMTRKTFLDGFLSVYGRHLGFRKNHAKGVVVTGYFDSNGKGQELSRAAVFRPGQYPVVGRFSLAGGNPTVADTPGAARGLGLAFGFPDSRQWRTAMLNLPVFPDNSARGFYDRLLASKTVAGTGQPDPAAMKAFLAAHPETAAAMAVIKQHPPSAGFGDSTFRSLNTFFFVDDGGTRSPVRWSLVPQQAAPAPRSGDANGLFDAVIRQLRAGPLRWRLLVTVANPDDQLTDATLAWPADRRGIEVGTLTLTSAATEALGNARDINFDPLVLPDGIEPSDDPLLSARSDVYAASYRQRTGEPTSPPAVQVDEVSA, encoded by the coding sequence GTGACCAATCGTCCACGCTGGGGAGTGAACACCGCCGTCAACCGCCGGTCGGTTCTGGTCGGGCTCGGGGCGGTCGGCGCGTTCCTGGCCGTCGACCTCGGCGCCGTCGCCTACGCGAACAAATGGGTCGGATCCGGCATGACCCGAAAGACGTTCCTGGACGGATTCCTCAGCGTCTACGGACGCCACCTCGGATTCCGCAAGAACCACGCCAAAGGGGTCGTCGTCACCGGCTACTTCGACAGTAACGGCAAGGGACAGGAACTCAGCCGGGCCGCGGTCTTCCGCCCCGGGCAGTACCCCGTCGTCGGCCGATTCTCCTTGGCAGGCGGTAACCCCACCGTTGCCGACACCCCCGGCGCCGCACGAGGGCTCGGGCTCGCATTCGGATTTCCCGACAGCCGGCAGTGGCGCACCGCGATGCTGAACCTGCCGGTGTTTCCCGACAATTCGGCGCGCGGGTTCTACGACCGGCTACTGGCATCCAAGACGGTCGCCGGCACCGGGCAGCCCGACCCCGCGGCGATGAAGGCGTTCCTGGCCGCCCACCCGGAGACCGCCGCCGCCATGGCCGTCATCAAGCAGCATCCCCCGTCAGCGGGCTTCGGCGACAGCACCTTTCGCAGTCTGAACACCTTCTTCTTCGTCGACGACGGCGGCACACGTTCGCCGGTCCGGTGGTCGCTGGTGCCGCAGCAGGCCGCCCCGGCGCCCCGATCCGGGGATGCCAACGGACTGTTCGACGCCGTGATCCGCCAGCTGCGCGCAGGCCCACTCCGATGGCGCCTGCTCGTCACCGTCGCCAACCCCGATGATCAGCTGACCGACGCCACACTGGCCTGGCCCGCGGACCGCCGGGGCATCGAGGTCGGCACGCTCACCCTCACCTCCGCCGCGACCGAAGCGCTCGGCAATGCCCGCGATATCAACTTCGATCCGCTGGTCCTGCCCGACGGCATCGAACCCTCAGACGACCCGCTTCTGTCCGCCCGCTCCGACGTCTACGCGGCCTCCTACCGCCAGCGCACCGGCGAGCCGACATCGCCGCCGGCCGTTCAGGTGGACGAGGTCAGCGCATGA